In Prionailurus bengalensis isolate Pbe53 chromosome D4, Fcat_Pben_1.1_paternal_pri, whole genome shotgun sequence, the DNA window TTTCAATACAGGCCTTAGAGGTAGCATTTATGATGAAATAAATGGTTCCCCCCCCCAGGCTTGGAAAGTATTTGGGGCTGTGTTATAAGCTGCCACAGGAATTCTTCTAAAGATCTTGCATGCATTTATAAACATGTCTCAGGGATTTTGGGAAATAGGAAAATGTAAGGCAATGGGGGTAGTTTTAGGCTCATGAGCTCTGGatttaggaaaagagagaatcagaTATTCAAGGGCAGCTGACCTTGTTTTTTTAGTACACCTTCGGAGTGGCTCTTCCTCTTGTCCTGCTGAATCACAGGAGTCCTAGGCTCCTCAAGGCTTGAAGAAGACAGAGCTCCTGCATCCCAGGGCACATCTGGCACTTGAAATCCCTTTTTTTGCCGGAGGCATTCAGCCTGGTGGTCTGGGATGCTGACACTGTCTCTCTGAGCAGCTGAGTGTGTTAAGCATTTCTGATCCATTAATTGTGACATTGTGGAGGTTACAGATGGAAGTGGAAGATCTTTGGAGTGCAGGGAACCCTGACTCTGCTCCAAAGAGAGACTAGACATGGACAAAATCTCTAGGCAAGAGGAGCCTTGTGATGGCCCTGATGAAGGGGGAGAGATCAGGGTGTTCTCACCCGCCAGCAACTGCTGAATCTCCAGAGCCACAGCATTGCAAATGGGGCAGGAAGGATCTGCACACAGGAGCCGCCGAACACTTCCCTCCTTAGGAAGCCAGCCCTGGCTGGGAAGGGAAGATGGCAACCATTACTGATGGAGTGACACCTGCCTCTTTGAATGCGTATGGCCTGGAGATTGGGCCTGCTTTCCCCTAGTCCTGGAAACCTTGGGGGCTTGTACCCCCAGGGTGTTTACCCATCTCCTTTTCCTCCAAGGAAAATGCCACTGGTAGGTTATATTGGGCTGGACTGAGGGTCTGGACCTTGTTGGGCAAGGTCTCAGACAGCTCATGGGAGCACAGGGCCATGACAGACTGGGAGGTGAGGTGAGTTCTCTGTTGACCTGTGTTGAGAAGCTGAACTAGGAGAAGGCaccaggtgggggtggaggggaagccAATGGTTAGCTGATGGGGCATCACTGGGAACATGACCAGGTAGATTCTGGAGTCAGTCTCCTTTGGGGTTAAGAAGGCCACAGCCTGTATTCAGTATTTCTAAACTGTGGGAAATGAGGTCTTTGTGGGAACTCTACATTCTGGACACCCCGGCGGGGACTATGGGGTGTCCCAGCTCCTGTTCATAGCATCCCTTCAGAGCCAGTTCCATTCTCTAGAGACTTTAAGAAGAAGATAAGATGACAGGGTCTTTCCTGAGGGCTGTCCCAGGAACTGGCCTCCCCCAAGACAAAACCATGGAGGTAATGTCAACAGGTTCCACAGGTCTGCCCTTGAATGATTGTAACTGTAAAGGGAATATGACAATGGACATTTAGTTATGCACACATTTGTCTATTCTCTTGACTGGATAACTTGTCTTGTGGCTGAGTGCAAACTCATGTAGAGTCTTTAATGAATTACATACTAGTGAAATCCTGAGTTCCAGGACCACTGTGAACTGAGCCCATAGCAGAACTGGGAGACTCCTCTCTCCTGAGACACCTGGTCCCCCTCTGCCCTGGCAACCCTCTCAACTGTGCTCAGTGTCCACTTGTGTCTTACTCCCACCCAGCCATTATCCCTCTCCTCATCCCTTCCCCAGGCCAAGCACAGAAATGATGATGGGCCAGGCTGGAGTTTGGAGACTGCAAAGAGCAAGTGGTCACCTTTTCATGACAGAGAGCAGCTCCCATGGCTTCTCAGCTTCTTCCCAGGAAAGTCTCCTAGCTGAGAAACCAAGAGACAGTGTTACAAGGAATGAGAGGATACAGGGGCGTCCTATGGGAAGTTGAAGGGACGTCCTATAGGAAGTTGAAGGCATTTGAGTAAGAGGAGATTCGAAAACCCAACAGTAAATCATCTCAGGCATGTCTGTGTACAACTTAACCAGTTGTATCATGCTGTCCTGGACCTAATCTCATTTGATTATCAAAACCACACTGTGAGTGAGGCAGGACCCATTTCATGAATCACAGACTGAGAGATGAAGTGATTTCCACAGGATCAAAAAAAATTAGTAAGGGCTTCTGTCCTACTTCCTCATTCTTCATTACCAGCAGATAGGGTAAGATGGAGAATCTTACACCcaagaaaatctggaagaattTGTCAGCTGAGGCAATTAGACCCTTCAGTGGTTAGAGCACCTGGTTC includes these proteins:
- the FAM205C gene encoding protein FAM205C; this translates as MLSPTFILWDVGYPLYAYGSIIIIALIIWQVKKSHQEFRLGPNRSCCRRHRRVKQRAKDRTSRARRLSWEEAEKPWELLSVMKSQGWLPKEGSVRRLLCADPSCPICNAVALEIQQLLAGENTLISPPSSGPSQGSSCLEILSMSSLSLEQSQGSLHSKDLPLPSVTSTMSQLMDQKCLTHSAAQRDSVSIPDHQAECLRQKKGFQVPDVPWDAGALSSSSLEEPRTPVIQQDKRKSHSEGVLKKQEAAETCLGNKMKLFPHWINPKVKGQGHKESILSKDETVAKTMTKKVEKSPPSTKHPVRGAKWEKKTEEEGITFFDVPQSQEMNSSNNPFSPDALGSWAFPTTTPSTVLS